A region from the Andrena cerasifolii isolate SP2316 chromosome 11, iyAndCera1_principal, whole genome shotgun sequence genome encodes:
- the Arglu1 gene encoding arginine and glutamate rich 1 isoform X1, which translates to MGRSRSRTKSPSRRRHKSKHSRKRSKSREKHSNNKYSEKPKERSSKSRKRSHSASSSSGSDASDDVHIVSHKKRSYRDRDRKMDEVERLAEMERQRKKKELSNKIFTTSGVGRQREVEQKMVEEEAAKRIEELVQKRVEEELEKRKEEIEAEVQRRVEEAKRAMERQMMEEMEWRQAKLREEEKRREEEERKKREELERIMEENNRKIEEAQKKLAEERLAMVEQQRLMEEERQRMRKEHEKRVKEEQKKILGKNNSRPKLSFTLKPITTSY; encoded by the exons ATGGGCCGTTCCAGATCCAGGACCAAATCTCCGAGTAGGAGGCGTCACAAGAGCAAGCACTCCAGGAAACGATCGAAATCGCGAGAGAAGCACTCCAACAACAAATACTCCGAGAAGCCGAAAGAGCGCAGCTCGAAGTCAAG GAAACGGTCCCATTCCGCATCTTCTAGCTCAGGTTCCGATGCCTCGGACGATGTGCACATTGTCAGTCACAAGAAACGGTCTTACAGAGATAGGGATCGCAAAATGGATGAAGTAGAGAGGCTGGCAGAAATGGAGCGGCAAAG GAAAAAGAAAGAATTATCTAACAAAATCTTCACCACAAGCGGAGTTGG GCGACAGCGCGAGGTGGAGCAAAAGATGGTTGAGGAGGAAGCCGCTAAGCGCATTGAGGAGCTAGTGCAGAAGAGGGTGGAGGAAGAGCTAGAAAAGCGTAAAGAGGAAATAGAGGCCGAAGTACAGAGGAGAGTAGAAGAAGCTAAAAGGGCTATGGAGCGTCAAATGATGGAGGAAATGGAATGGAGACAAGCAAAGCTTCGTGAGGAGGAGAAACGAAGAGAG GAGGAAGAGCGGAAGAAGCGCGAGGAACTAGAGAGGATCATGGAGGAGAACAACAGAAAAATAGAAGAAGCTCAGAAGAAACTG GCTGAAGAAAGATTGGCCATGGTCGAACAGCAACGTCTGATGGAAGAAGAAAGGCAGAGAATGAGGAAGGAGCACGAGAAACGCGTGAAAGAGGAGCAAAAGAAAATCCTCGGGAAGAACAACTCGAGGCCTAAATTGTCCTTTACGCTAAAACCAATTAC TACATCGTACTAA
- the LOC143374754 gene encoding tubulin glycylase 3A-like produces the protein MNYQMIRELEPVKTANAEVLCNREDLDELLGDEEKENDYTHGKIFLREYLRLLTTEQAKISFILKVLTKAVNEHKVYGIYGTFPVLRKPLGKRGWVEKRSIRRMLSMSPEMSEAGLENIDKLLRYPSDLVWYTNKRVAVRTDEKTIVNKFSGCYFTSKVDMCNNLENVSWYFEAGVSNIQFPRCYNVYQPVQIEEFVQDFYITACMGMLKWFLFFASLAGPDSIWSPNGTVPIKTIFFALERCTEHISFCTHEDIDRQNYEPVSTADWAEFLLWHEQFIHRREMLKRSGDDLNIENIQQIAADTLKGIIRCRPESRIDGMRNVWIIKPGDKSLGRGIVLKHSLNDILGKISQASKECMQYVVQKYIERPLLVYKTKVDVRQWFLITSTQPLVVWMYKDILLRFASKEFTLENFHESIHLCNTTVQLKYRKTVRPNLQIPSELHWNLEKFKEYLRSTDRESAWENLIKPGIKQNLIGALLASQENMVTRKNSFQLYGADFLIMDDLSVWLIEINTNPRLNPPSSSVTEKLYPEIIEDTVRVILDRRRNKKAVPGKFECIFKQRSPFHGNTFGQAASLGIRGKALLSALNSPRKP, from the exons ATGAACTATCAAATGATCAGGGAGCTGGAGCCCGTGAAAACGGCGAACGCCGAAGTCCTTTGCAATCGCGAGGATCTGGACGAGCTTCTCGGGGATGAGGAGAAGGAGAACGACTACACTCATGGCAAGATCTTTCTAAGGGAATACTTGAGGCTTCTGACCACCGAGCAGGCAAAGATCAGTTTCATCTTGAAGGTGCTGACGAAGGCAGTGAACGAGCACAAAGTTTACGGAATCTACGGCACGTTCCCGGTGCTGAGGAAGCCCCTAGGAAAAAGAGGCTGGGTAGAGAAGAGGTCCATCAGAAGAATGCTCTCGATGTCTCCGGAGATGTCCGAAG CTGGTTTGGAGAACATCGATAAGCTACTGCGTTACCCTTCGGATCTTGTGTGGTACACTAATAAGAGGGTAGCTGTGAGAACAGACGAGAAGACCATAGTTAATAAATTCTCCGGGTGCTACTTTACCTCGAAG GTGGACATGTGCAACAATTTGGAAAACGTTTCTTGGTACTTCGAAGCTGGCGTGTCGAACATCCAATTCCCACGGTGTTACAACGTGTACCAG CCCGTGCAGATCGAGGAGTTCGTCCAGGACTTTTACATCACAGCCTGCATGGGAATGCTCAAgtggtttttattttttgcgaGCCTAGCTGGGCCGGATTCAATTTGGTCCCCGAATGGGACAGTGCCCATTaagactattttcttcgctcttGAACGATGCACGGAGCATATAAG tttcTGCACACACGAGGACATCGACAGACAGAATTACGAGCCTGTCTCGACGGCTGATTGGGCCGAGTTTCTGCTGTGGCACGAACAGTTCATACATAGGCGTGAAATGTTGAAAAGATCTGGTGACGATCTAAACATAGAG AACATCCAACAAATCGCGGCGGACACTCTCAAGGGGATAATACGGTGCCGACCCGAGAGTCGCATTGATGGAATGCGGAACGTGTGGATCATAAAACCGGGGGATAAAAGTTTGGGAAGAGGCATAGTCCTTAAGCATTCGTTAAACGACATCCTGGGTAAGATAAGTCAGGCTTCGAAGGAATGTATGCAGTACGTCGTGCAGAAGTACATAG AGCGGCCCTTACTCGTCTATAAAACGAAAGTGGATGTCAGACAATGGTTCCTGATCACCAGCACGCAGCCCCTAGTTGTCTGGATGTACAA GGACATACTGCTGCGCTTCGCGTCCAAGGAGTTTACGCTTGAGAACTTCCACGAATCCATTCACTTGTGCAACACAACTGTGCAGCTCAAGTATCGTAAAACGGTGAGGCCAAATTTGCAAATACCCAGCGAGCTTCACTGGAATCTTGAGAAATTCAAGGAATATTTAAG GTCCACCGATCGAGAATCGGCTTGGGAGAATCTCATCAAACCGGGGATAAAGCAGAATTTAATAGGGGCCCTTCTGGCCTCTCAAGAAAATATGGTGACCCGGAAGAACAGCTTTCAATTATACGGCGCCGATTTTTTGATAATGGATGACTTGTCGGTGTGGCTGATCGAGATCAATACGAATCCTAGACTGAATCCTCCGAGTAGCTCTGTAACAGAGAAACTTTATCCAGAAATAATAGAAGACACGGTGAGAG TGATTCTAGATCGACGTAGAAACAAAAAGGCTGTTCCTGGAAAATTCGAATGCATTTTCAAGCAACGCAGCCCATTCCACGGCAACACTTTCGGGCAAGCAGCTAGCCTGGGAATCCGAGGTAAAGCCTTACTTTCGGCGTTAAATTCGCCCCGAAAACCATAA
- the Arglu1 gene encoding arginine and glutamate rich 1 isoform X2, with the protein MGRSRSRTKSPSRRRHKSKHSRKRSKSREKHSNNKYSEKPKERSSKSRKRSHSASSSSGSDASDDVHIVSHKKRSYRDRDRKMDEVERLAEMERQRRQREVEQKMVEEEAAKRIEELVQKRVEEELEKRKEEIEAEVQRRVEEAKRAMERQMMEEMEWRQAKLREEEKRREEEERKKREELERIMEENNRKIEEAQKKLAEERLAMVEQQRLMEEERQRMRKEHEKRVKEEQKKILGKNNSRPKLSFTLKPITTSY; encoded by the exons ATGGGCCGTTCCAGATCCAGGACCAAATCTCCGAGTAGGAGGCGTCACAAGAGCAAGCACTCCAGGAAACGATCGAAATCGCGAGAGAAGCACTCCAACAACAAATACTCCGAGAAGCCGAAAGAGCGCAGCTCGAAGTCAAG GAAACGGTCCCATTCCGCATCTTCTAGCTCAGGTTCCGATGCCTCGGACGATGTGCACATTGTCAGTCACAAGAAACGGTCTTACAGAGATAGGGATCGCAAAATGGATGAAGTAGAGAGGCTGGCAGAAATGGAGCGGCAAAG GCGACAGCGCGAGGTGGAGCAAAAGATGGTTGAGGAGGAAGCCGCTAAGCGCATTGAGGAGCTAGTGCAGAAGAGGGTGGAGGAAGAGCTAGAAAAGCGTAAAGAGGAAATAGAGGCCGAAGTACAGAGGAGAGTAGAAGAAGCTAAAAGGGCTATGGAGCGTCAAATGATGGAGGAAATGGAATGGAGACAAGCAAAGCTTCGTGAGGAGGAGAAACGAAGAGAG GAGGAAGAGCGGAAGAAGCGCGAGGAACTAGAGAGGATCATGGAGGAGAACAACAGAAAAATAGAAGAAGCTCAGAAGAAACTG GCTGAAGAAAGATTGGCCATGGTCGAACAGCAACGTCTGATGGAAGAAGAAAGGCAGAGAATGAGGAAGGAGCACGAGAAACGCGTGAAAGAGGAGCAAAAGAAAATCCTCGGGAAGAACAACTCGAGGCCTAAATTGTCCTTTACGCTAAAACCAATTAC TACATCGTACTAA
- the Arglu1 gene encoding arginine and glutamate rich 1 isoform X3: protein MGRSRSRTKSPSRRRHKSKHSRKRSKSREKHSNNKYSEKPKERSSKSRKRSHSASSSSGSDASDDVHIVSHKKRSYRDRDRKMDEVERLAEMERQRRQREVEQKMVEEEAAKRIEELVQKRVEEELEKRKEEIEAEVQRRVEEAKRAMERQMMEEMEWRQAKLREEEKRREEEERKKREELERIMEENNRKIEEAQKKLAEERLAMVEQQRLMEEERQRMRKEHEKRVKEEQKKILGKNNSRPKLSFTLKPIT, encoded by the exons ATGGGCCGTTCCAGATCCAGGACCAAATCTCCGAGTAGGAGGCGTCACAAGAGCAAGCACTCCAGGAAACGATCGAAATCGCGAGAGAAGCACTCCAACAACAAATACTCCGAGAAGCCGAAAGAGCGCAGCTCGAAGTCAAG GAAACGGTCCCATTCCGCATCTTCTAGCTCAGGTTCCGATGCCTCGGACGATGTGCACATTGTCAGTCACAAGAAACGGTCTTACAGAGATAGGGATCGCAAAATGGATGAAGTAGAGAGGCTGGCAGAAATGGAGCGGCAAAG GCGACAGCGCGAGGTGGAGCAAAAGATGGTTGAGGAGGAAGCCGCTAAGCGCATTGAGGAGCTAGTGCAGAAGAGGGTGGAGGAAGAGCTAGAAAAGCGTAAAGAGGAAATAGAGGCCGAAGTACAGAGGAGAGTAGAAGAAGCTAAAAGGGCTATGGAGCGTCAAATGATGGAGGAAATGGAATGGAGACAAGCAAAGCTTCGTGAGGAGGAGAAACGAAGAGAG GAGGAAGAGCGGAAGAAGCGCGAGGAACTAGAGAGGATCATGGAGGAGAACAACAGAAAAATAGAAGAAGCTCAGAAGAAACTG GCTGAAGAAAGATTGGCCATGGTCGAACAGCAACGTCTGATGGAAGAAGAAAGGCAGAGAATGAGGAAGGAGCACGAGAAACGCGTGAAAGAGGAGCAAAAGAAAATCCTCGGGAAGAACAACTCGAGGCCTAAATTGTCCTTTACGCTAAAACCAATTACGTGA